In the Oncorhynchus nerka isolate Pitt River linkage group LG2, Oner_Uvic_2.0, whole genome shotgun sequence genome, one interval contains:
- the LOC115133336 gene encoding E3 ubiquitin-protein ligase MARCHF7-like, which yields MDSKPRRLPFTVSGTTSSYSSSSSPSSLGSSRLYGRTSVLNSDRFTRATPLKPDLDHQSSRFLSSTRDYSSSDSRHSSWKSPLTTSSVSYDRSWAESSLSSRSKLTDSERRLGTYSGLLSNTTDDGDNKRVKLSYTNRAAYTRSTSSSVTGSSYSSSILRDSDSSSWKSYRPLSRSSSSSSSEPLWSRRELEKRTEGRSLSSEADTSYRSSGLGSSLYRPDRVTSTYAQGARPKETLYSSSSRESSSLSRHLSSTYQRFPLARDSTTSWTTGHSLTTSTLRTTKEPTESPEPTLGASVSSRPSSWYTTPSARREARDSSPPPSAPTTTPRTTPEGGEASDGHRSTRRLLSRLFSRRSSQDSSGSSSGSTSRSFDSAEDSPVVEGPSHTPVATSEESVRPVSVEPVPRGSDAAQAFAFLRRRRQGLSPVQEGQTQRGLEAWRGGSTSGVGSSTSGSSWLSSSIQTRCTPLFSRRRREGRDESARLASGAEEDYRGTQFPLRRRDSPEAEDDEEEDEEEVAAAASGAMGASVALQEELRDMAGSSQRLARFMSSPLFRVHDNVMIAVDMTGAAGSQPECQEKPTSSRDPERLRKIQESLLLEDSDEEEGDLCRICQMGEESPSNPLIEPCRCTGSLQYVHQDCIKKWLRSKISSGTNLDAITTCELCKEKLHLNIDNFDINELHRTHEKSEYEFISCGLYLVVLLHLCEQRFSDVLGAANDAGFFNLARTLHEHMDNLESSYGESDEEVVDTRPSIDFCDLDEDLEEEYN from the exons ATGGATTCCAAGCCTCGTCGGCTGCCCTTTACGGTGTCCGGCACCACGTCGTCTTATTCTtcatcctcttccccctcctccctgggTTCCAGCAGACTCTATGGAAGAACCAGTGTCCTGAACAGTGATCGATTCACCAGGGCCACACCCCTTAAACCTGACCTCGACCACCAG AGCTCTCGGTTCCTCAGCTCGACCAGGGACTACAGTAGCTCTGACAGCCGCCACTCCAGCTGGAAATCCCCTCTgaccacctcctctgtctcctacGATCGCTCCTGGGCCGAGTCCTCACTGAGCAGCCGCAGCAAACTG ACTGATTCAGAGCGAAGACTGGGGACATACTCAGGACTTCTCAGCAACACAACTGATGATGGAGATAACAAACGGGTCAAACTGTCCTATACCAACAGAGCTGCATATACAAGAAGCACCTCCTCCTCTGTGACTGGCTCCTCCTACTCCAGCAGTATCCTCAGAGACTCTG ATTCGTCGTCGTGGAAGTCGTACCGGCCTCTGTCCAGGtcgtcttcctcttcctcctcagagCCCCTGTGGTCCAGAAGGGAGCTGGAGAAGAGGACTGAGGGGAGGAGTCTGTCTAGTGAGGCTGACACCAGCTATAGGAGCTCTGGACTCGGCTCATCCCTGT ACCGGCCAGACCGTGTGACCTCCACCTATGCCCAGGGGGCTCGGCCCAAGGAGACCCTCTACTCTTCCTCTAGCAGGGAGAGCAGCTCCCTCAGCCGCCACCTCTCTTCCACTTACCAGCGCTTCCCACTGGCCCGGGACTCCACCACCTCCTGGACCACCGGCCACTCCCTGACCACCTCTACCCTCCGCACCACCAAGGAACCCACTGAGAGCCCAGAGCCCACTCTAGGAGCCTCCGTCTCCTCTCGCCCCTCGTCTTGGTACACAACCCCCTCAGCAAGACGGGAGGCCCGGGACTCCAGCCCCCCTCCCTCTGCGCCAACCACCACCCCCAGGACAACCCCAGAGGGTGGCGAGGCATCCGATGGACATCGCTCCACCCGCCGTCTCCTCTCCCGCCTCTTCTCTCGGCGCTCCAGCCAGGACTCCAGTGGCTCCAGCTCTGGCTCCACCTCCCGTTCCTTCGACTCGGCCGAGGACAGCCCTGTTGTTGAAGGCCCCAGCCACACACCCGTGGCTACCAGCGAGGAGAGCGTCCGGCCCGTGAGCGTGGAACCCGTTCCCAGAGGCTCTGACGCGGCTCAGGCCTTTGCCTTCTTGAGGCGTCGTAGACAGGGCCTGTCCCCGGTCCAGGAGGGTCAGACCCAGCGTGGCCTGGAGGCCTGGAGAGGGGGCAGCACCAGTGGTGTTGGAAGTAGTACTTCAGGTTCCTCCTGGCTGTCGTCTTCCATCCAGACCCGCtgcactcctctcttctcccgccGTAGAAGAGAAGGACGGGATGAAAGCGCTCGCCTGGCATCCGGCGCCGAGGAGGATTACCGTGGTACCCAGTTCCCCCTCAGGAGGAGAGACTCCCCAGAGGCcgaggatgatgaggaggaagaCGAAGAGGAAGTTGCAGCAGCAGCCTCGGGGGCGATGGGCGCTAGCGTCGCCCTACAGGAGGAGTTGAGAGACATGGCGGGGAGTAGTCAGCGTTTGGCGAGGTTCATGAGCAGCCCGCTGTTCCGCGTCCACGACAACGTCATGATCGCCGTGGACATGACGGGCGCCGCCGGGAGCCAACCGGAGTGCCAGGAGAAGCCCACCTCCTCAAGAGACCCTGAGAGACTGAGGAAGATCCAGGAGAG CCTGCTGTTGGAGGACTCTGACGAGGAGGAAGGGGACCTGTGTCGTATTTGCCAAATGGGTGAGGAGTCTCCCTCCAACCCTCTGATCGAGCCCTGCCGCTGTACCGGCAGCCTGCAGTATGTTCACCAGGACTGCATCAAGAAGTGGCTGCGTTCCAAAATCAGCTCTG GCACGAATCTGGATGCCATCACCACGTGTGAGCTGTGCAAAGAAAAGCTGCACCTGAACATTGACAACTTTGACATCAACGAGCTACACAGGACACATGAGAAG TCTGAGTACGAGTTCATCAGCTGTGGCCTTTACCTGGTGGTGTTGCTTCACCTGTGTGAGCAGAGGTTCTCTGATGTGCTAGGAGCTGCCAACGACGCCGGG TTTTTCAACCTGGCGAGAACCCTTCACGAACACATGGACAATCTTGAAA GCTCTTATGGGGAATCGGACGAAGAGGTGGTTGATACTCGGCCGTCAATCGATTTCTGTGACCTCGATGAAGACTTGGAAGAGGAGTACAATTGA